ATAGAAACTTCCAAGTTTTATTGTACCAAATATAAATAAGAGCAGACAACTCCTCCGAATGGATACGACAGTTGATGGATGATATGCACAGCGGACAGCGCGATAAATAATTAAATACCAAAGTGAACTTACTTCTTCTTCCGACAGTCGACTAACAACATAAACTTTCCTTCGAAGAACCAGGTGTTACAAAGCTCATATTATCGGGTCTCCTGTCTCTGGCGGCTTTCATATGATATATCTGTAAGCGCACAAAACTGTCGTTGCAACGCTTTCCACTGCTCATCTGACGACGTCCAAGTTGACCGAGAATTTTCGAACGAGTACGGCTGTCCCCCATTTGATCTAACAAGGGAATCATTCCAACCTTTACCCTGCTTAAGTAGTCGGCAGAAGGCCAGTAAGTGACAGCCAAGGCAACAAAGGGGAGACTGCAGGCTACGGCGCTTACAAGAACCGCAAGCCACTCGCAGGCAGGAGCAACCGCAACATATAAACCGGTGGCAAATGCTACACTCATGCCACCAGCTGCAACCCACAACAGCTTCATGGCAGTCATAAGAGAGCGTAAGCGGACATCATGATCCAAAGAACCAGAGTGAATGAGTATGATCGCAACGCTGATAGAGCTGGCCATCGCTAAGGTATCCGAGATCAAAAATGCCTTGAAAGCAGCTGTGCCAGATAGGATGGCCGTTCCCGCATCGGGTCCAGGATTGTTCTTGTATCCTCCCGGCAAGGTAAAGGCGGCTGCAAAGGTAACTGTGGCGATGAGCACCGCGATAATGGCAAGGTTGTTGGCCAACGCCCTGTACCGATTGATTtcttcatcttgtttcctctctaAATTACTTCTTATGTGATCGATACGTTGTGGGCTGAACCGAGATCCATGTGACATCAAATCCATCATGATATTGTACTGCAAAACCAGGGCAGGAGTAGCAGCACTATCAGTTAAAGCAAGCTGGAAAAGGGCATCATTTTTTGCATCACAAGCCAGAATGATGATGAGATCAATTATTTACCATTCGAAGGCCGATTTCAATTCTAACTTTTGAGGAGGCGAGGTCGACGGGAGTACGTCCCGAGTTGTTCATGACACTAGCGTTTACACTAGCGCAGGACAACAAGACTTGGACCATCTTTTCGTTCCGGGAGATGACCGCTAAGTGCAAGGGCGTGTTTCCTTCATCGTCTTGTGCATTCACAAGTTCCGTGAGCCATGGGGATCTCAGCACATACTTCACCATCTCTAAATTCTTTTTCTCCACTGCCACATGAAAGAAGTTCCTGCCGGTGTTGTTCTGCAGTCCCATTGAGTCAGGACAGTACTCCAGTACTTGGTCAATTATTTTCAAGTGTCCTGCATTTGCCGCAACATGTATGGTCGAATACCCATCTTCATCCCGGATATAAGCAGCTTTGGAGTCAGATTGAAGTAGCAGCTGTACCATCCGAATATCACCATTGGCTGCTGCAAAATGGAGAGGTGTGCTCTTGGTGGCATCTTGAGGTCTCACGGAGTTTGGCTTTTTGTCTAGTATCATTTCTGTTATATCTGTCACCACGAAAGCATAAGGTACATTCGAATTTTCACAAGGAAAAAAGGGAAATGACAATCCACCGGGAGAGTGAAGTAATTAACAACAGAAACAGAGCACTTTCTTGTGTCGCAATACTGTTTTCAATTAGAACGATATAACGCGAGTGGCGTTGCTTTAGTAACCGAGTAAGGGTACGTACCGTAGCTCCTGAGTACGGCGGCATGCAGTGCCGTCTGGCCGCGAGGTCCTTCGTCCGAGGCAGTCGGAGACTTGAGCAATTCCTTCGCAATCTCCACCGATCCCCTCTCGGCTGCCATGTAGAGCGCGGACACCCCGGTGTCGTTCTCCACGTCTGCCAAATCGGGAGCGGCCGACATCAGTAGCTCAACGACCGCCCGATGCCCATTCCGTGTTGCCTCATGGAGGGCAGTGTTTCCGGCATTATTCGTCATCCACGGTACTCCATACACTTCAGAAAATACGGGATCATTAAACAAAAAAGCCCTGTGGACGACGAAGAAGTCCACAATCGCTACATGGCCAGCTGCTGCCGCACAGTGCAGCGGGGTGTCTCCTTTCGAGTTGGACGACTTCATGAGGGAGGGCTGCTTGAGGCATAGAGCTTCGGCAAGCTCCATATGCCCGAGCTTTGCTGCGATGTGGAGCACTGAATTCCCGTCGACGGTCACCTCCCGGTCAAGAGCTTCGCTTGCCGCTTGTACAAACCTTACATCTCCTGATGTTGCTGCCTCGAACAATTTGCGGTCCATTTTTCATATATCCATCCTCTCTACCGTCTGCACCGGACAGTAGCTCTAAGATTAGATGTAATACGATGTAAGCATATACATAATATTTATGCTATCCAACGAAACGGAAAGTCTTGCCTCTGTGTCATAGATTCAGGCAAATCTTGCTATGTTCGGACGAAAGGcaaaaaaacaagaaagaaaggAATGAAATCATACCAAAAAAAGCCTACTGCCTAACAACTGGAAATGCAATCATATGACGGTAAGTAAGACAACCGTGTGGGTTGAGAGATTGTCCTTAAAAATGTATTTTTGTATCAGTCTGTGGAAGAACCTTCTACGCGATTTCCTTGTTGATTGCGCATGAATTTGAGTTGGGAAAAGATGTTTGTGCGCTTAAAACTTTAACAAACATGATTTATATAC
This DNA window, taken from Musa acuminata AAA Group cultivar baxijiao chromosome BXJ3-7, Cavendish_Baxijiao_AAA, whole genome shotgun sequence, encodes the following:
- the LOC135586159 gene encoding protein ACCELERATED CELL DEATH 6-like, whose product is MDRKLFEAATSGDVRFVQAASEALDREVTVDGNSVLHIAAKLGHMELAEALCLKQPSLMKSSNSKGDTPLHCAAAAGHVAIVDFFVVHRAFLFNDPVFSEVYGVPWMTNNAGNTALHEATRNGHRAVVELLMSAAPDLADVENDTGVSALYMAAERGSVEIAKELLKSPTASDEGPRGQTALHAAVLRSYDITEMILDKKPNSVRPQDATKSTPLHFAAANGDIRMVQLLLQSDSKAAYIRDEDGYSTIHVAANAGHLKIIDQVLEYCPDSMGLQNNTGRNFFHVAVEKKNLEMVKYVLRSPWLTELVNAQDDEGNTPLHLAVISRNEKMVQVLLSCASVNASVMNNSGRTPVDLASSKVRIEIGLRMYNIMMDLMSHGSRFSPQRIDHIRSNLERKQDEEINRYRALANNLAIIAVLIATVTFAAAFTLPGGYKNNPGPDAGTAILSGTAAFKAFLISDTLAMASSISVAIILIHSGSLDHDVRLRSLMTAMKLLWVAAGGMSVAFATGLYVAVAPACEWLAVLVSAVACSLPFVALAVTYWPSADYLSRVKVGMIPLLDQMGDSRTRSKILGQLGRRQMSSGKRCNDSFVRLQIYHMKAARDRRPDNMSFVTPGSSKESLCC